The following coding sequences are from one Arcobacter nitrofigilis DSM 7299 window:
- a CDS encoding SelT/SelW/SelH family (seleno)protein — MNIEIYYCGMUNYLPQASRLEEELINNFPKAKINLIKDSGGTFLVKVNDEVLFSKLALSEREKRFPKDNEISEKINSYYSMNNTY; from the coding sequence ATGAATATAGAAATATATTATTGCGGTATGTGAAATTATTTACCACAAGCTTCTAGGTTAGAAGAGGAATTAATAAATAATTTTCCAAAAGCAAAAATAAATCTTATAAAAGATAGTGGCGGTACATTTTTAGTAAAAGTTAATGATGAAGTATTATTTAGTAAACTAGCACTTTCAGAAAGAGAAAAAAGGTTCCCAAAAGATAATGAAATAAGTGAAAAAATAAATAGTTATTACAGTATGAATAATACTTATTAA
- a CDS encoding TRAP transporter large permease, translating to MILISLGVFFLMLLAGFPLFITMLGTALTGFLYLGDMGQLRIIVQQFYGGVSPFALLAIPYFILVGELMNSSGMSIRLLRFAESLVGHTKGGLGYITVVTSIIFSGINGSASADASAVGSIMLPAMKKGGYPDSYAAGLVAGSSLIGPIIPPSIFMILLGAMTATDVGGLFMAGVIPGLLLGLAFIVMHRISAVKLNLPVANTAFSFKKFLSATVGATPALIAPGIIIGGILFGFMTPTESGAVASLYVLVVGLFWTRELNMGGIWIALSNTVRLTSVIFLIIGGATVIGWLLTYEQVTQTMAPLIMQYTSSPTQVLLLISLITFLIGMFMEEIAVLVLLTPVFYPLAITAGIDPLHFGIVMTLNITIALITPPMGGCIYIVSSIGGVSLEKMFKTIWPFVLVALVCQLFIITIPGISLWFPHLLGY from the coding sequence ATGATTTTAATTTCTTTAGGCGTATTCTTTTTAATGCTATTGGCTGGTTTTCCCTTATTTATTACTATGTTAGGAACTGCTCTAACTGGATTTTTATATCTTGGAGATATGGGACAATTAAGAATTATTGTTCAACAATTTTATGGTGGAGTATCTCCCTTTGCACTTTTAGCCATACCTTATTTTATTTTGGTGGGAGAGCTTATGAATTCTTCAGGAATGAGTATTCGTTTGTTACGCTTTGCTGAATCTTTGGTTGGACATACAAAAGGTGGACTTGGATATATTACTGTAGTTACAAGTATTATTTTTTCAGGGATAAATGGTTCAGCTTCCGCAGATGCCTCAGCCGTTGGCTCTATTATGCTTCCAGCTATGAAAAAAGGTGGTTATCCTGATTCGTATGCTGCTGGATTAGTGGCAGGTAGTTCACTTATTGGTCCTATTATCCCTCCTAGTATATTTATGATTTTATTGGGAGCAATGACTGCGACAGATGTTGGTGGATTATTTATGGCAGGTGTTATTCCTGGATTATTACTTGGTCTTGCATTTATTGTAATGCACCGAATTAGTGCTGTAAAACTTAATTTACCTGTGGCTAATACTGCATTTTCATTTAAAAAATTCTTATCTGCTACAGTAGGTGCTACACCTGCATTAATTGCACCAGGTATAATAATTGGTGGGATTTTATTTGGTTTTATGACTCCTACTGAATCTGGTGCTGTAGCTAGTCTTTATGTTCTTGTAGTAGGTTTGTTCTGGACAAGAGAACTTAATATGGGTGGTATATGGATAGCTTTATCAAATACAGTACGTCTTACTAGTGTTATATTTCTTATTATAGGGGGAGCAACTGTTATAGGATGGTTACTTACCTATGAACAAGTGACACAAACTATGGCTCCACTTATTATGCAATATACCTCTTCTCCTACACAAGTATTATTACTTATTAGTCTTATTACTTTTCTAATAGGAATGTTTATGGAAGAAATTGCAGTATTGGTATTACTTACTCCTGTATTTTATCCACTTGCTATAACAGCAGGAATAGATCCTTTACATTTTGGTATAGTAATGACATTAAATATAACTATTGCACTCATTACACCGCCTATGGGTGGATGTATATATATAGTATCATCAATTGGAGGAGTGTCATTAGAAAAAATGTTTAAAACTATATGGCCCTTTGTATTAGTAGCACTAGTCTGCCAACTTTTTATTATAACTATTCCAGGTATATCATTGTGGTTTCCACATTTGCTTGGTTATTAA
- a CDS encoding cysteine desulfurase: MPKLNHIQYAKAESILIEKEYSLSALIENTSFDELTQEYKKKLHFTKLKTFSFSKEGFLGLFLELKKNIAISLGESQAIIDAGKVFESLGFEITWLDLTIDGKVNLSALENKTIDFLFLSSYVMDTFVITNLKNVKEKTKAKIISNATANLDKISDIIYFDPYKLTGYNTNTVLLFNDETFPLLPIGEIDAIACKLCLNAIEKQHFNTKPKALFLEKLKETFKNDIYFFVEPNTTLEYTLHFALKGIKARELIRTLALSEIYLTNGEGCSLGLSKPSRIIQAMGYDELTSRNSLSLSFVDEISQEEIEKVIKLMYLKYKQIKSFS, translated from the coding sequence ATGCCTAAACTAAATCACATTCAGTATGCTAAAGCTGAATCTATTTTGATAGAAAAAGAGTACTCTTTAAGTGCCCTTATAGAAAATACCTCTTTTGATGAATTAACTCAAGAGTATAAAAAAAAACTTCACTTTACTAAACTAAAAACATTTTCTTTTTCAAAAGAGGGATTTTTAGGTCTATTTTTAGAATTAAAAAAAAACATTGCCATAAGTCTTGGAGAATCACAAGCCATAATTGATGCGGGGAAAGTATTTGAGAGCCTTGGATTTGAAATCACTTGGTTAGATTTAACTATAGATGGGAAAGTAAATTTATCTGCTTTAGAAAATAAAACGATAGATTTTCTTTTTTTATCTTCATATGTTATGGATACTTTTGTAATAACAAATTTAAAAAATGTAAAAGAAAAAACAAAAGCTAAAATCATCTCAAATGCTACTGCAAATCTTGATAAAATAAGCGATATTATATATTTTGATCCATATAAACTTACAGGTTATAACACAAATACAGTACTACTATTTAATGATGAAACATTTCCCTTATTACCAATAGGAGAAATAGATGCAATAGCTTGTAAGCTTTGCCTTAATGCAATAGAAAAACAACACTTCAATACAAAACCAAAAGCTTTATTTTTAGAAAAGCTAAAAGAAACTTTCAAAAATGATATTTACTTTTTTGTTGAGCCAAATACTACTTTAGAGTATACTTTACATTTTGCTCTAAAGGGTATAAAAGCAAGGGAATTAATACGAACTTTGGCTTTGAGTGAAATATATCTTACAAATGGAGAGGGATGTTCTTTGGGACTCTCAAAACCTTCAAGAATCATACAAGCTATGGGGTATGATGAATTGACAAGTAGAAACTCTCTTAGCTTATCTTTTGTGGACGAGATAAGCCAAGAAGAGATTGAAAAAGTAATAAAACTTATGTATTTAAAATATAAGCAAATAAAGTCTTTTTCTTAA
- a CDS encoding M15 family metallopeptidase → MKECIINKPIINNEKISWDTVYSMQIVECEEELVPLSLSPEHILVRSAYFEAGLAGSLPECYARSSIRERLMKAANLLPKDLRLVVLDAWRSHQVQKTLFEQCQSALNSVYPDIDEKELHNMTQQYVALPSFNPRAPSPHSTGGAIDLMIATRAGVPLFFGSPFDHPTEISDTRYFEEKLENKEILSKEESIAMENRRLLYNIMTEVGFVNLPSEWWHYEFGTQRYAHQTGKEHAIYGAKTLCLNSFETFKKDKIK, encoded by the coding sequence ATGAAAGAATGTATTATAAATAAACCAATTATCAATAATGAAAAAATATCTTGGGATACAGTCTATTCTATGCAAATAGTTGAGTGTGAAGAAGAACTTGTACCTCTTTCTCTTTCACCAGAACATATATTAGTACGTTCTGCATATTTTGAAGCTGGACTTGCAGGTTCCTTACCTGAGTGTTATGCACGTAGTAGTATAAGAGAACGCCTAATGAAAGCTGCTAATTTATTACCAAAAGACTTGCGTTTAGTTGTATTAGACGCATGGCGTAGTCATCAAGTTCAAAAAACTTTATTTGAACAGTGCCAAAGTGCTCTTAATTCAGTCTATCCAGATATAGATGAAAAAGAGTTACATAATATGACTCAGCAGTATGTTGCTCTTCCTAGTTTTAATCCAAGAGCTCCTTCTCCTCATTCAACTGGTGGAGCAATAGATTTAATGATTGCAACAAGAGCTGGAGTTCCATTATTTTTTGGCTCACCTTTTGATCATCCAACTGAAATTTCTGATACAAGATATTTTGAAGAAAAATTAGAAAATAAAGAAATCCTTTCAAAAGAAGAGAGTATTGCGATGGAAAACAGAAGATTACTTTATAATATCATGACTGAAGTAGGTTTTGTTAATCTTCCATCTGAGTGGTGGCATTATGAATTTGGAACACAACGATATGCACATCAAACTGGAAAAGAACATGCAATTTATGGAGCAAAAACTCTATGCCTTAATTCTTTTGAGACATTTAAAAAAGATAAAATAAAATAG
- a CDS encoding tetratricopeptide repeat protein has translation MGSALYNLAKSKNDEKLYKEAFEKYKKASELNPKDDSIFNNWGSALYNLAKSKNDEKLYEEAFEKYKKASELNPKDDSIFYNWGTALSNLAESKNDEKLYKEAFEKYKKASELNPKDDSIFYNWGNTLSNLAESKNDEKLYEEAFEKYKKASELNPKDDSIFYNWGTALSNLAESKNDEKLYKEVFEKYKKASELNPKKDSIFNNWGSALYNLAKLKNDDKLYKEAFEKYKKASELNPKDDSIFYNWGTALSNLAKLKNDDKLYEEAYEKLQKAVDLGGDSYNLSCYYSLRGIKSKALELLEKNLIDKAISVEEIEKDEDWDNFKDDSDFIELLNKYKK, from the coding sequence TTGGGAAGTGCATTATACAATTTAGCAAAATCAAAAAATGATGAAAAGTTATATAAAGAGGCATTTGAAAAATATAAAAAAGCATCTGAATTAAATCCAAAAGATGATTCTATTTTTAATAATTGGGGAAGTGCATTATACAATTTAGCAAAATCAAAAAATGATGAAAAGTTATATGAAGAGGCATTTGAGAAATATAAAAAAGCATCTGAATTAAATCCAAAAGATGATTCTATTTTTTATAATTGGGGGACTGCATTATCTAATTTAGCAGAATCAAAAAATGATGAAAAGTTATATAAAGAGGCATTTGAAAAATATAAAAAAGCATCTGAATTAAATCCAAAAGATGATTCTATTTTTTATAATTGGGGAAATACATTATCTAATTTAGCAGAATCAAAAAATGATGAAAAGTTATATGAAGAGGCATTTGAGAAATATAAAAAAGCATCTGAATTAAATCCAAAAGATGATTCTATTTTTTATAATTGGGGGACTGCATTATCTAATTTAGCAGAATCAAAAAATGATGAAAAGTTATATAAAGAGGTATTTGAGAAATATAAAAAAGCATCTGAATTAAATCCAAAAAAAGATTCTATTTTTAATAATTGGGGAAGTGCATTATACAATTTAGCAAAATTAAAAAATGATGATAAGTTATATAAAGAGGCATTTGAGAAATATAAAAAAGCATCTGAATTAAATCCAAAAGATGATTCTATTTTTTATAATTGGGGGACTGCATTATCTAATTTAGCAAAATTAAAAAATGATGATAAGTTATATGAAGAAGCATATGAGAAATTACAAAAAGCAGTTGATTTAGGTGGAGATTCATATAATTTATCTTGTTATTATTCTCTTAGAGGTATAAAATCTAAAGCTTTAGAATTATTAGAAAAAAATCTAATTGATAAAGCTATAAGTGTAGAAGAGATTGAGAAAGATGAAGATTGGGATAATTTTAAAGATGACAGTGATTTTATAGAACTATTAAATAAATACAAAAAATAA
- a CDS encoding MOSC domain-containing protein gives MSGKISNLLISKSIESPMQNVNQVVLEVGKGIFGDRYYNQEGTFSNKGTVEPDRDVTLIEIENINALNEEHNLSFAPEDFRRNIAVTNCDLNSLVGKEFQIGEVVLKGIRLCEPCKYIAEKLDEKKALTQMVHKAGLRAQIIKGGSIDLHCQIEVL, from the coding sequence ATGTCAGGAAAAATATCGAATCTTCTTATTTCAAAAAGTATTGAAAGCCCTATGCAAAATGTAAATCAAGTAGTATTAGAAGTTGGTAAAGGAATCTTTGGAGATAGATATTATAACCAAGAAGGGACATTTTCTAATAAAGGAACAGTAGAACCTGATAGAGATGTGACATTAATAGAAATAGAAAATATAAATGCACTAAATGAAGAACATAATCTTTCATTTGCCCCTGAAGACTTTAGACGAAATATCGCAGTTACAAATTGTGATTTAAACTCACTAGTTGGGAAAGAGTTTCAAATAGGAGAAGTAGTATTAAAAGGTATTAGACTATGTGAACCTTGTAAATATATAGCAGAAAAACTAGATGAGAAAAAAGCACTAACTCAAATGGTACATAAAGCAGGATTAAGAGCTCAAATTATCAAAGGTGGAAGCATAGACTTACATTGTCAAATCGAAGTGCTGTAG
- a CDS encoding cytochrome b/b6 domain-containing protein, with product MENSSFYSRNKAYILTLLGLSIVGFIFVKYLMIMDWDYLIRYSIHVITGGNVDGVLTPPSSTYKAMVDAAFGPNYESIAPEIVRASNERQLYIWWVFCGEIAIFCFMYAFYGRKSAVITNPNDQVKVFSLFHRVVIWLNVVIIITLIITGFNITWSLRSGGGYIPYILRGTHEVTGLVWIPLWFMMTIIAFKDAKLLIKNSIVKKIILPGKFKPMKRVVFIAFVAMGAGLALSGGIIWYIDPDAYTNAQYIQLKRALIYLHFGASVLIMFFLLDFVYSVLIAVKGNFKGLITGKYPREHLQQLAPDILEDLENKKG from the coding sequence ATGGAAAATAGCTCATTTTATAGTAGAAACAAAGCTTATATTCTTACACTTCTTGGGCTATCAATTGTTGGATTTATATTTGTAAAGTATCTCATGATTATGGATTGGGACTACTTAATTAGATATTCTATCCATGTTATCACGGGTGGAAATGTGGATGGAGTTTTAACTCCTCCCTCTTCTACTTATAAAGCTATGGTTGATGCAGCATTTGGACCAAATTATGAATCAATTGCTCCTGAAATAGTCAGAGCAAGTAATGAAAGACAACTTTACATTTGGTGGGTTTTTTGTGGTGAAATTGCAATTTTCTGTTTCATGTATGCTTTTTATGGAAGAAAAAGTGCAGTTATTACAAATCCAAATGACCAAGTTAAAGTATTCTCTTTATTTCATAGAGTTGTTATTTGGTTAAATGTTGTTATTATTATAACTCTTATTATTACTGGATTTAATATCACTTGGAGTTTGAGAAGTGGTGGCGGTTATATTCCTTATATATTAAGAGGAACCCATGAGGTTACTGGTTTAGTTTGGATACCTCTTTGGTTTATGATGACAATTATAGCTTTTAAAGATGCAAAACTTTTGATAAAAAATAGTATTGTTAAGAAAATTATTCTTCCGGGTAAATTTAAGCCTATGAAAAGGGTAGTTTTTATAGCATTTGTAGCAATGGGTGCAGGATTAGCATTAAGCGGTGGTATTATTTGGTATATTGACCCAGATGCTTATACTAATGCTCAATATATCCAACTCAAAAGAGCTTTAATATACTTACACTTTGGTGCTAGTGTATTAATTATGTTCTTCTTATTGGATTTTGTGTATTCTGTTTTAATTGCTGTTAAAGGAAATTTTAAAGGTTTAATTACTGGTAAATATCCAAGAGAGCATTTACAACAACTTGCACCTGACATTTTAGAAGATTTAGAAAACAAAAAAGGATAA
- the fdhD gene encoding formate dehydrogenase accessory sulfurtransferase FdhD, which produces MTTPMRSENFSLFPQSFSDFCKEVVIEKFDENGIELIEDNVIKEERVEFFLNNEKFLSVMTIAQDQDAHIVGFLLSEAVIKSYDDVKDISISEDGLKVNINATISQDGYANLFKEKTLTSGCCVGVTGNADKSFECAFVNTKYSVSANDVLANMRKFNTPSELFENTGCVHKAELILEDGTIFTSEDIGRHNAIDKVVGLASMNHKDIKKSVLYASGRLSMEMVVKCVMHKIPIVVSKAAVTFQGLKAANEHGITLIGFARNKKMNIYTHSGRINV; this is translated from the coding sequence ATGACAACGCCTATGAGAAGTGAAAACTTCTCCCTTTTTCCTCAAAGTTTTAGTGACTTTTGTAAAGAAGTAGTCATAGAAAAGTTTGATGAAAATGGGATTGAATTAATTGAAGACAATGTTATAAAAGAAGAGAGAGTAGAATTTTTTCTAAATAATGAAAAATTTCTTTCTGTAATGACTATCGCTCAAGATCAAGATGCACACATTGTTGGATTTTTACTTAGTGAAGCTGTTATAAAAAGTTATGATGATGTAAAAGATATATCTATTTCAGAAGATGGTCTAAAAGTCAATATCAATGCAACTATAAGTCAAGATGGATATGCAAATCTTTTCAAAGAAAAAACACTTACTTCTGGTTGTTGTGTTGGAGTAACGGGAAATGCAGATAAAAGTTTTGAATGTGCCTTTGTAAATACAAAATATAGTGTAAGTGCAAATGATGTTTTAGCCAATATGAGAAAATTCAACACACCTAGTGAACTTTTTGAGAACACAGGTTGTGTACATAAAGCTGAACTTATTTTGGAAGATGGTACAATTTTTACATCTGAGGATATTGGAAGACACAATGCTATTGATAAAGTTGTTGGTCTAGCTTCAATGAATCATAAAGATATCAAAAAATCAGTTTTATATGCAAGTGGAAGACTATCTATGGAGATGGTTGTAAAATGTGTAATGCACAAAATCCCAATTGTTGTATCTAAAGCTGCCGTAACTTTTCAAGGATTAAAAGCTGCCAATGAACATGGAATCACATTAATTGGTTTTGCAAGAAATAAAAAAATGAATATATACACACATTCCGGAAGAATTAATGTCTAA
- a CDS encoding pyridoxamine 5'-phosphate oxidase family protein has protein sequence MANITDKLNKTDIEFIENQKMFFVSTSPKDGKINLSPKGLDDTFKIIDENKILWLNYFGSGNETAAHLLEDNRMTIMFCAFEGEPNILRLYCKAKVIHKRDTLWEEYISHFSTKRAARQVFDVTIENVNNSCGMGVPLYDFIGQREDLPVLYNKMSEEEHIAYMKKKNVLSFDGKETKLFED, from the coding sequence ATGGCAAATATTACTGATAAACTTAATAAAACTGATATTGAATTTATAGAAAATCAAAAGATGTTTTTTGTCTCTACTTCACCAAAAGATGGAAAAATAAATCTTTCACCCAAAGGCTTAGATGATACTTTTAAAATAATAGATGAAAATAAAATCTTATGGCTAAACTACTTTGGAAGTGGTAATGAAACAGCTGCTCACTTACTAGAAGATAATAGAATGACTATTATGTTTTGTGCTTTTGAGGGTGAACCAAATATTCTAAGACTTTATTGTAAAGCAAAAGTAATACATAAAAGAGATACTTTATGGGAAGAGTATATCTCTCATTTTTCTACGAAAAGAGCAGCAAGACAGGTTTTTGATGTGACTATAGAAAATGTAAATAACTCATGTGGTATGGGTGTTCCTTTATATGACTTTATAGGCCAAAGGGAAGATTTACCAGTTTTATATAATAAAATGAGTGAAGAGGAACATATCGCTTATATGAAAAAGAAAAATGTGCTTAGTTTTGATGGGAAGGAAACTAAGTTATTTGAGGATTAA
- the fdh3B gene encoding formate dehydrogenase FDH3 subunit beta, with protein sequence MSNNNVDFSRMKFYCDENLCIDCNGCVVACKEAHEVPVGVNRRKVVTVNEGIVGKEISISMACMHCADAPCQQVCPTDCFYIRTDGIVLHNKDICIGCGYCLFACPFGAPQFPKDGAFGTKGKMDKCTMCAGGPEETNSHEEFEKYGQNRISEGKVPMCAAMCSTKALLVGDADEVALIKTYRATFKGKGIATESYGW encoded by the coding sequence ATGAGTAATAATAATGTAGATTTTTCAAGAATGAAATTTTACTGTGATGAAAATCTTTGTATCGACTGTAATGGATGTGTTGTTGCTTGTAAAGAAGCACACGAAGTTCCAGTTGGGGTTAATAGAAGAAAAGTAGTTACTGTAAATGAAGGTATTGTAGGAAAAGAGATTTCTATTTCTATGGCTTGTATGCATTGTGCTGATGCACCTTGTCAACAAGTTTGTCCTACAGATTGTTTTTATATTAGAACAGATGGTATTGTTTTACACAACAAAGATATTTGTATTGGTTGTGGATATTGTTTATTCGCTTGTCCATTTGGTGCTCCTCAATTTCCAAAAGACGGTGCATTTGGTACAAAAGGTAAAATGGATAAATGTACTATGTGTGCGGGTGGTCCTGAAGAGACTAACTCTCATGAAGAGTTTGAAAAATATGGTCAAAATAGAATTAGTGAAGGTAAAGTTCCTATGTGTGCAGCAATGTGTTCTACTAAAGCTTTACTTGTTGGTGATGCTGATGAAGTTGCTTTAATCAAAACTTATAGAGCAACTTTCAAAGGTAAAGGTATCGCAACTGAATCATATGGTTGGTAA
- a CDS encoding SIR2 family protein, whose product MRELDLEEFVDEIYEDSEKNPDSKYIFFLGAGCSVSSGIKLASELAKEWYEELKKQKSKFDKFNKKYKIKKKDYGEYYFEIFETLFPTPLAQQKEIQRITECITPCLGYYILTELMQKAQFNTVITTNFDNLIQDALIYSGNKRALVITHQDLAKFIERNNTPLITKIHGDAHMHPFNNSSDTKEIPEDLKIAIQGLFINAKVIFIGYKGNDESIANLLDGCKRIDQVYWFGSSQPITSKLKNWWETLSSKAYIKEREFDKIMSLIKDKFDLDKPDFKKRFEELESSYSKAEETETETLENIKVKSFIDYFILGNTYFEKYEYKKAINSYKKSI is encoded by the coding sequence ATGCGAGAATTAGATTTAGAAGAGTTTGTAGATGAGATATATGAAGATTCTGAAAAGAATCCTGATAGTAAATATATATTCTTTCTTGGTGCAGGATGTTCGGTTAGTTCTGGTATAAAACTGGCAAGTGAATTAGCGAAAGAATGGTATGAAGAATTAAAAAAGCAAAAAAGTAAGTTCGATAAGTTTAATAAAAAATATAAAATAAAGAAAAAAGATTATGGTGAATATTATTTTGAGATATTTGAAACTTTATTTCCAACTCCTTTAGCACAGCAAAAAGAGATACAAAGAATTACAGAATGTATTACCCCATGTCTTGGATATTATATCTTGACAGAACTTATGCAAAAAGCTCAATTTAATACAGTCATTACAACAAATTTTGATAATTTAATTCAAGATGCGCTAATTTATAGTGGAAATAAAAGAGCCCTTGTAATTACTCATCAAGATTTGGCAAAGTTTATTGAGAGAAATAATACTCCATTAATAACTAAAATACATGGTGATGCACATATGCATCCATTTAATAATTCATCAGATACAAAAGAAATACCAGAGGATTTAAAGATTGCAATTCAGGGCTTATTTATTAATGCAAAGGTAATTTTTATTGGGTATAAAGGAAACGATGAAAGTATAGCTAATTTATTAGACGGATGTAAAAGAATTGACCAAGTTTATTGGTTTGGTTCAAGTCAACCGATAACTTCAAAATTAAAAAATTGGTGGGAAACTCTTAGTTCAAAGGCATATATTAAAGAGCGCGAGTTTGATAAAATTATGAGTCTAATAAAAGATAAATTTGATTTAGATAAACCAGATTTCAAAAAAAGATTTGAAGAATTAGAAAGCAGTTATAGTAAGGCAGAGGAAACAGAAACTGAAACTCTTGAAAATATTAAAGTTAAATCATTTATAGATTATTTTATTTTAGGAAATACATATTTTGAAAAATATGAGTATAAAAAAGCAATAAATTCATATAAAAAAAGCATCTGA